A genomic segment from Triticum dicoccoides isolate Atlit2015 ecotype Zavitan chromosome 1A, WEW_v2.0, whole genome shotgun sequence encodes:
- the LOC119360841 gene encoding protein-tyrosine-phosphatase MKP1-like isoform X1 — MANPDDGGGRKFWRSASWSAPRAAEAGPEAAPLPPRMGPPPLTPRSKGRACLPPLQPLAITRRSLDEWPKAGSDDVGEWPNPTTPGASKAGGGGGGPGSAKPGEGLRLDLSTLRSQGRKDQIAFFDKECSKVAEHVYLGGDAVAKNRDILRKNGITHVLNCVGFVCPEYFKSDLVYRTLWLQDSPTEDITSILYDVFDYFEDVREQAGRVFVHCCQGVSRSTSLVIAYLMWREGQSFDDAFQFVKAARGIANPNMGFACQLLQCQKRVHAIPLSPNSVLRMYRLAPHSPYAPLHLVPKMLNEPSPAALDSRGAFIVHVLSSIYVWVGIKCDTVMEKDARAAAFQVVRYEKVQGQIKVVREGLEQPEFWDAFSSAPINSDSKMKLGKEQIDSPSRTGVGSRRVESYDSDFELVQKAIAGGVVPAFSSSGTEDETHLPARESSWSLLRRKFISRSLSRVYSDSALIRDLDPRVQHLTAEASISPPFLSPSSLSSDSTISSKYSSDSPSLSPSTSSPPSLGLSPASSNLPHALVPSSRSPLRQSSNAEHSKPVLGSIRSPSKVSSIAERRGGFSCLKLPSLPKELVLPPRAPSIHKAEEATDKSNTNGVKQLTGVSCPEKCTGTSSTATDSNSEATVHGETILIEHTNSEACNYVQLLVYRWPCMEKLTAFARKDLDPKTVFIFVAPNASRSAEAVKMVCVWVGGEYECSKGVESIDWQQVAGDFLNQKGFSNTLPVKVFKEHETENLLEVLDAR; from the exons ATGGCCAACCCCGACGACGGCGGCGGGCGCAAGTTCTGGCGCTCCGCGTCGTGGTCGGCGCCCCGGGCCGCCGAGGCGGGGCCGGAGGCGGCGCCGCTCCCGCCCCGGATGGGGCCCCCGCCGCTCACCCCGCGGTCGAAAGGCCGGGCCTGCCTCCCGCCGCTGCAGCCGCTCGCCATCACCCGCCGCAGCCTGGACGAGTGGCCCAAGGCGGGCTCCGACGACGTGGGCGAGTGGCCCAACCCCACCACCCCGGGCGCCTccaaggcgggcggcggcggcggcggcccgggcTCCGCCAAGCCCGGCGAGGGCCTCCGGCTCGACCTCTCCACCCTCCGCTCGCAGGGCCGCAAGGACCAGATCGCCTTCTTCGACAAGGAGTGCTCCAAGGTGGCCGAGCACGTCTACCTTGGCGGCGACGCCGTCGCCAAGAACCGCGACATCCTGCGCAAGAACGGCATCACCCACGTCCTCAACTGCGTCGGCTTCGTCTGCCCGGAGTACTTCAAGTCGGACCTCGTCTACCGCACGCTCTGGCTGCAGGACAGCCCCACCGAGGACATCACCAGCATCCTCTATGACGTGTTTGATTACTTCGAGGACGTGAGGGAGCAGGCTGGGCGCGTGTTCGTGCATTGCTGCCAGGGGGTGTCGCGCTCGACATCGCTGGTGATAGCGTATTTGATGTGGAGGGAAGGGCAGAGCTTCGATGACGCATTCCAGTTTGTGAAGGCTGCCAGGGGGATCGCGAATCCGAACATGGGGTTTGCCTGCCAGCTGCTTCAGTGCCAGAAGCGGGTGCATGCCATTCCTCTGTCCCCAAACTCAGTGCTCAGGATGTATCGGTTGGCACCTCACTCCCCATACGCTCCACTGCATCTAGTGCCCAAAATGCTGAATGAGCCCTCGCCTGCCGCCCTCGACTCTAGGGGTGCATTCATAGTTCATGTGCTCTCGTCGATTTATGTTTGGGTTGGAATCAAATGTGATACAGTAATGGAGAAGGATGCGAGAGCGGCAGCTTTTCAGGTGGTGAGGTATGAGAAGGTGCAGGGGCAGATCAAAGTTGTCAGAGAAGGGTTGGAGCAACCTGAATTTTGGGACGCCTTTTCCAGTGCACCTATTAATTCAGACAGCAAAATGAAGCTTGGCAAGGAGCAGATCGATTCGCCATCCAGGACTGGCGTGGGAAGCCGGAGAGTGGAATCTTATGATTCTGATTTTGAGCTCGTCCAGAAAGCGATAGCTGGGGGTGTTGTTCCAGCATTCTCGTCTTCTGGTACTGAAGATGAGACCCATCTTCCAgcgagagaaagtagctggagtTTACTAAGGCGCAAGTTTATCTCGAGATCACTATCTCGAGTTTATTCAGATTCTGCTCTGATAAGGGATTTGGATCCACGGGTGCAGCACTTGACTGCAGAGGCATCAATATCACCGCCTTTCCTTTCTCCGAGCTCTTTATCATCAGATTCAACCATTAGTTCAAAGTACAGTTCAGACTcaccctccctgtcaccttcaactAGCTCCCCACCGTCACTTGGTCTTTCACCTGCTTCATCTAATTTGCCACACGCTTTGGTGCCATCATCTAGGTCTCCTCTTCGCCAGTCATCTAATGCGGAACATTCGAAGCCCGTCCTGGGATCAATACGCTCTCCGTCCAAGGTCTCATCTATAGCAGAAAGAAGAGGAGGATTTTCATGTCTGAAGCTGCCATCACTCCCAAAGGAGCTAGTATTGCCACCAAGGGCACCATCTATTCACAAAGCAGAGGAAGCCACGGATAAGAGTAATACCAATGGTGTGAAACAGCTTACTGGTGTTTCTTGCCCAGAGAAATGCACCGGAACTAGTTCAACAGCAACTGACAGCAACTCAGAGGCTACTGTCCACGGTGAGACCATATTAATTGAGCATACTAACTCAGAGGCCTGTAATTATGTTCAACTACTAGTCTACCGATGGCCCTGCATGGAGAAGCTGACTGCATTCGCTCGCAAGGATCTTGACCCAAAAACAGTTTTTATTTTTGTTGCTCCTAATGCCAGCAGAAGTGCAGAAGCAGTTAAAATGGTATGCGTATGGGTAGGAGGTGAATATGAGTGTAGTAAAGGTGTTGAAAGTATTGATTGGCAGCAAGTTGCTGGTGATTTTCTTAATCAGAAGGGGTTCAGCAATACTCTTCCTGTTAAG GTTTTCAAGGAGCATGAAACCGAGAATCTTTTGGAGGTGCTGGATGCTCGTTAA
- the LOC119360841 gene encoding protein-tyrosine-phosphatase MKP1-like isoform X2: MANPDDGGGRKFWRSASWSAPRAAEAGPEAAPLPPRMGPPPLTPRSKGRACLPPLQPLAITRRSLDEWPKAGSDDVGEWPNPTTPGASKAGGGGGGPGSAKPGEGLRLDLSTLRSQGRKDQIAFFDKECSKVAEHVYLGGDAVAKNRDILRKNGITHVLNCVGFVCPEYFKSDLVYRTLWLQDSPTEDITSILYDVFDYFEDVREQAGRVFVHCCQGVSRSTSLVIAYLMWREGQSFDDAFQFVKAARGIANPNMGFACQLLQCQKRVHAIPLSPNSVLRMYRLAPHSPYAPLHLVPKMLNEPSPAALDSRGAFIVHVLSSIYVWVGIKCDTVMEKDARAAAFQVVRYEKVQGQIKVVREGLEQPEFWDAFSSAPINSDSKMKLGKEQIDSPSRTGVGSRRVESYDSDFELVQKAIAGGVVPAFSSSGTEDETHLPARESSWSLLRRKFISRSLSRVYSDSALIRDLDPRVQHLTAEASISPPFLSPSSLSSDSTISSKSPLRQSSNAEHSKPVLGSIRSPSKVSSIAERRGGFSCLKLPSLPKELVLPPRAPSIHKAEEATDKSNTNGVKQLTGVSCPEKCTGTSSTATDSNSEATVHGETILIEHTNSEACNYVQLLVYRWPCMEKLTAFARKDLDPKTVFIFVAPNASRSAEAVKMVCVWVGGEYECSKGVESIDWQQVAGDFLNQKGFSNTLPVKVFKEHETENLLEVLDAR, from the exons ATGGCCAACCCCGACGACGGCGGCGGGCGCAAGTTCTGGCGCTCCGCGTCGTGGTCGGCGCCCCGGGCCGCCGAGGCGGGGCCGGAGGCGGCGCCGCTCCCGCCCCGGATGGGGCCCCCGCCGCTCACCCCGCGGTCGAAAGGCCGGGCCTGCCTCCCGCCGCTGCAGCCGCTCGCCATCACCCGCCGCAGCCTGGACGAGTGGCCCAAGGCGGGCTCCGACGACGTGGGCGAGTGGCCCAACCCCACCACCCCGGGCGCCTccaaggcgggcggcggcggcggcggcccgggcTCCGCCAAGCCCGGCGAGGGCCTCCGGCTCGACCTCTCCACCCTCCGCTCGCAGGGCCGCAAGGACCAGATCGCCTTCTTCGACAAGGAGTGCTCCAAGGTGGCCGAGCACGTCTACCTTGGCGGCGACGCCGTCGCCAAGAACCGCGACATCCTGCGCAAGAACGGCATCACCCACGTCCTCAACTGCGTCGGCTTCGTCTGCCCGGAGTACTTCAAGTCGGACCTCGTCTACCGCACGCTCTGGCTGCAGGACAGCCCCACCGAGGACATCACCAGCATCCTCTATGACGTGTTTGATTACTTCGAGGACGTGAGGGAGCAGGCTGGGCGCGTGTTCGTGCATTGCTGCCAGGGGGTGTCGCGCTCGACATCGCTGGTGATAGCGTATTTGATGTGGAGGGAAGGGCAGAGCTTCGATGACGCATTCCAGTTTGTGAAGGCTGCCAGGGGGATCGCGAATCCGAACATGGGGTTTGCCTGCCAGCTGCTTCAGTGCCAGAAGCGGGTGCATGCCATTCCTCTGTCCCCAAACTCAGTGCTCAGGATGTATCGGTTGGCACCTCACTCCCCATACGCTCCACTGCATCTAGTGCCCAAAATGCTGAATGAGCCCTCGCCTGCCGCCCTCGACTCTAGGGGTGCATTCATAGTTCATGTGCTCTCGTCGATTTATGTTTGGGTTGGAATCAAATGTGATACAGTAATGGAGAAGGATGCGAGAGCGGCAGCTTTTCAGGTGGTGAGGTATGAGAAGGTGCAGGGGCAGATCAAAGTTGTCAGAGAAGGGTTGGAGCAACCTGAATTTTGGGACGCCTTTTCCAGTGCACCTATTAATTCAGACAGCAAAATGAAGCTTGGCAAGGAGCAGATCGATTCGCCATCCAGGACTGGCGTGGGAAGCCGGAGAGTGGAATCTTATGATTCTGATTTTGAGCTCGTCCAGAAAGCGATAGCTGGGGGTGTTGTTCCAGCATTCTCGTCTTCTGGTACTGAAGATGAGACCCATCTTCCAgcgagagaaagtagctggagtTTACTAAGGCGCAAGTTTATCTCGAGATCACTATCTCGAGTTTATTCAGATTCTGCTCTGATAAGGGATTTGGATCCACGGGTGCAGCACTTGACTGCAGAGGCATCAATATCACCGCCTTTCCTTTCTCCGAGCTCTTTATCATCAGATTCAACCATTAGTTCAAA GTCTCCTCTTCGCCAGTCATCTAATGCGGAACATTCGAAGCCCGTCCTGGGATCAATACGCTCTCCGTCCAAGGTCTCATCTATAGCAGAAAGAAGAGGAGGATTTTCATGTCTGAAGCTGCCATCACTCCCAAAGGAGCTAGTATTGCCACCAAGGGCACCATCTATTCACAAAGCAGAGGAAGCCACGGATAAGAGTAATACCAATGGTGTGAAACAGCTTACTGGTGTTTCTTGCCCAGAGAAATGCACCGGAACTAGTTCAACAGCAACTGACAGCAACTCAGAGGCTACTGTCCACGGTGAGACCATATTAATTGAGCATACTAACTCAGAGGCCTGTAATTATGTTCAACTACTAGTCTACCGATGGCCCTGCATGGAGAAGCTGACTGCATTCGCTCGCAAGGATCTTGACCCAAAAACAGTTTTTATTTTTGTTGCTCCTAATGCCAGCAGAAGTGCAGAAGCAGTTAAAATGGTATGCGTATGGGTAGGAGGTGAATATGAGTGTAGTAAAGGTGTTGAAAGTATTGATTGGCAGCAAGTTGCTGGTGATTTTCTTAATCAGAAGGGGTTCAGCAATACTCTTCCTGTTAAG GTTTTCAAGGAGCATGAAACCGAGAATCTTTTGGAGGTGCTGGATGCTCGTTAA